A window from Zingiber officinale cultivar Zhangliang chromosome 7A, Zo_v1.1, whole genome shotgun sequence encodes these proteins:
- the LOC122000104 gene encoding transcription factor bHLH148-like isoform X2: protein MAVSDAVGEAAVGGGGERKRKRGSKPVPAKWRTEGEQRIYSSKLIDALRRVRRSSASAPSSPSSPPSDHVRNREVREAADRVLAVSARGRTRWSRAILSRRTLRRRVRLRACRPKPGSAACVSRAAAERRKSPAVEKKTRVLGRLVPGCRKLPLPSLLEEVWDYIPALEMQVRAMNAIAEAFSTAGGAPSSPTHVDSMWIEEETM from the exons ATGGCGGTGTCGGACGCGGTAGGGGAAGCGGCGGTCGGGGGCGGAGGGGAGAGGAAACGGAAGCGCGGGAGCAAGCCAGTGCCGGCTAAGTGGCGGACGGAGGGTGAGCAGAGGATCTACTCCTCGAAGCTCATCGATGCCCTCCGCCGGGTCCGCCGCTCCTCTGCTTCTGCGCCGTCCTCGCCGTCCTCGCCGCCCTCGGATCACGTGCGAAACCGCGAAGTCCGAGAGGCAGCGGATCGGGTGTTGGCGGTCTCGGCGCGCGGAAGGACGCGGTGGAGCCGCGCGATTCTCTCGCGCAGGACTCTCAGGCGTCGGGTCCGGCTGCGAGCCTGCCGGCCGAAGCCTGGCAGCGCTGCCTGTGTTTCCCGGGCAGCGGCCGAGAGGAGAAAGTCTCCAGCAGTGGAGAAGAAGACGAGGGTCCTGGGACGGCTAGTCCCAGGTTGCCGGAAGCTGCCCTTGCCGTCGCTCCTGGAGGAGGTGTGGGATTACATCCCGGCGCTGGAGATGCAAGTGCGCGCCATGAACGCCATCGCCGAGGCCTTCTCTACCGCCGGCGGTGCCCCGTCGTCACCGACTCATGTCGACTCGAT GTGGATTGAAGAGGAGACCATGTGA
- the LOC122000104 gene encoding transcription factor bHLH148-like isoform X1 has protein sequence MAVSDAVGEAAVGGGGERKRKRGSKPVPAKWRTEGEQRIYSSKLIDALRRVRRSSASAPSSPSSPPSDHVRNREVREAADRVLAVSARGRTRWSRAILSRRTLRRRVRLRACRPKPGSAACVSRAAAERRKSPAVEKKTRVLGRLVPGCRKLPLPSLLEEVWDYIPALEMQVRAMNAIAEAFSTAGGAPSSPTHVDSIRWIEEETM, from the exons ATGGCGGTGTCGGACGCGGTAGGGGAAGCGGCGGTCGGGGGCGGAGGGGAGAGGAAACGGAAGCGCGGGAGCAAGCCAGTGCCGGCTAAGTGGCGGACGGAGGGTGAGCAGAGGATCTACTCCTCGAAGCTCATCGATGCCCTCCGCCGGGTCCGCCGCTCCTCTGCTTCTGCGCCGTCCTCGCCGTCCTCGCCGCCCTCGGATCACGTGCGAAACCGCGAAGTCCGAGAGGCAGCGGATCGGGTGTTGGCGGTCTCGGCGCGCGGAAGGACGCGGTGGAGCCGCGCGATTCTCTCGCGCAGGACTCTCAGGCGTCGGGTCCGGCTGCGAGCCTGCCGGCCGAAGCCTGGCAGCGCTGCCTGTGTTTCCCGGGCAGCGGCCGAGAGGAGAAAGTCTCCAGCAGTGGAGAAGAAGACGAGGGTCCTGGGACGGCTAGTCCCAGGTTGCCGGAAGCTGCCCTTGCCGTCGCTCCTGGAGGAGGTGTGGGATTACATCCCGGCGCTGGAGATGCAAGTGCGCGCCATGAACGCCATCGCCGAGGCCTTCTCTACCGCCGGCGGTGCCCCGTCGTCACCGACTCATGTCGACTCGAT CAGGTGGATTGAAGAGGAGACCATGTGA
- the LOC122000104 gene encoding transcription factor bHLH148-like isoform X3, translating to MAVSDAVGEAAVGGGGERKRKRGSKPVPAKWRTEGEQRIYSSKLIDALRRVRRSSASAPSSPSSPPSDHVRNREVREAADRVLAVSARGRTRWSRAILSRRTLRRRVRLRACRPKPGSAACVSRAAAERRKSPAVEKKTRVLGRLVPGCRKLPLPSLLEEVWDYIPALEMQVRAMNAIAEAFSTAGGAPSSPTHVDSIVRRHYK from the exons ATGGCGGTGTCGGACGCGGTAGGGGAAGCGGCGGTCGGGGGCGGAGGGGAGAGGAAACGGAAGCGCGGGAGCAAGCCAGTGCCGGCTAAGTGGCGGACGGAGGGTGAGCAGAGGATCTACTCCTCGAAGCTCATCGATGCCCTCCGCCGGGTCCGCCGCTCCTCTGCTTCTGCGCCGTCCTCGCCGTCCTCGCCGCCCTCGGATCACGTGCGAAACCGCGAAGTCCGAGAGGCAGCGGATCGGGTGTTGGCGGTCTCGGCGCGCGGAAGGACGCGGTGGAGCCGCGCGATTCTCTCGCGCAGGACTCTCAGGCGTCGGGTCCGGCTGCGAGCCTGCCGGCCGAAGCCTGGCAGCGCTGCCTGTGTTTCCCGGGCAGCGGCCGAGAGGAGAAAGTCTCCAGCAGTGGAGAAGAAGACGAGGGTCCTGGGACGGCTAGTCCCAGGTTGCCGGAAGCTGCCCTTGCCGTCGCTCCTGGAGGAGGTGTGGGATTACATCCCGGCGCTGGAGATGCAAGTGCGCGCCATGAACGCCATCGCCGAGGCCTTCTCTACCGCCGGCGGTGCCCCGTCGTCACCGACTCATGTCGACTCGAT AGTGAGAAGACATTATAAGTGA